TCCGGGAAGTCGTGCAGCGCAATTCCAATGAACAGAAGCCATCCCAGGCGCTTGTAAGATGCGCGAAGGTTCACCGCCGGATGCCCAAGAAATATGTCGGCAAGAAAAAGAAGCAGAATCCCGGCCGATCCTCCCAGGAACAAAGCGCCGGCCCCCCCCAATTGAAGGGATGCGGGGATGATCTCCAAGAAAGACACTGCGCTCATGACCCCTGCCGCAAAACCTACAAGGTACGGCATTACCTTTTCAAGGGGAAGACAGAAGACCATTACCGCGCCCAGGAGCGTGCCTGCCCCGGAAATGAGGCTTAGACTCAATAATGTAGAGTCCTGAAGAATTTCTTGACTTTGATTTACAGGAATCAGTGAACCTCACCTCAAAACACATCTAAATCCGACTTCCGGACGTTGAACCGATCCCCTGCATTACCAATTACTTGCTCTCGGGTGCCTTTTTGTGTAAAGTTATGAGAGAACGCTCAATTGTATGCAACGGGTAACTTTCAGCCGCTTGGTGTTTCGCTGATGGGAACGCGGCGAGGTGCAAGCAGAGTGCGAGAGCCGGTCTGGGGTGAGCACTGCCCCTGGACGGCTGACAAAGCCATGCGCAGCATATCGCCGCGCCCGACGACCGGAACACCTGAATGGTTACCGCAGCGGGGTGTATCCGTGGCCCTTACCGTTTTATCGAGGGCGAAAATCAATTTATCCTTGGACGTGGTCGGCACGCGCCCGGATGGTTATCACGAAATCGCTTCGGTGATGCAGAGCCTGGCCTTGGGGGACGTGTTGACCTTTGAACACCGGCCCCGGGGTGTAAGCCTTGAAGTCTGCGGCAAGCCTGTGGCGGCGGGCGAAAAGAACCTGGTTTTAATGGCGGCGCGCCTCTTTGCGGCCTTGACCGGCTGCCGCCGGGGTGCTGCCATAACCCTGCGCAAGAATATCCCTGTAGCGGCGGGACTTGGCGGCGGCTCGGCGGATGCGGCGGGCACGCTTATTGGATTGAATCGGCTGTGGGGACTCGATCGGGACACTCGCTTTTTACGCGGGTTAGGAGCCCGACTTGGGGCGGATGTCCCTTTTTGCGTCACCGGCGGGACCGCCCTTGCTACCGGACTCGGGGAAGAGCTTGCTCAACTGCCGCCGCTCCCG
This Bacillota bacterium DNA region includes the following protein-coding sequences:
- the ispE gene encoding 4-(cytidine 5'-diphospho)-2-C-methyl-D-erythritol kinase, with product MREPVWGEHCPWTADKAMRSISPRPTTGTPEWLPQRGVSVALTVLSRAKINLSLDVVGTRPDGYHEIASVMQSLALGDVLTFEHRPRGVSLEVCGKPVAAGEKNLVLMAARLFAALTGCRRGAAITLRKNIPVAAGLGGGSADAAGTLIGLNRLWGLDRDTRFLRGLGARLGADVPFCVTGGTALATGLGEELAQLPPLPELCVLLLKPSYEVSTAAVYRAYDDLGRVRPPVAREMAEALRRNKWRDALQKCCNALEDVTFKQHPDLKQLKRKLMEAGAVCALMSGSGPTVFGVFETVREADAAGSLFRAGGIEVIVTATSDRGVVFENSVGSRQ